A part of Helicobacter fennelliae genomic DNA contains:
- a CDS encoding class I SAM-dependent methyltransferase, translating to MNTKEHSQEYFSARGVSEELYIDVPLPAYFKEVLDGLEANARILDFGCGFGQTLNAIQSLDTKKSQSYKSSKNNENSAMGGGAETNQSNPTQKIDSGYYLCGIDINMRAIEYVKSLGIDALCIEDILSFKPKEKFDLIITTHCLEHLPKQNIISTLQHFREHILKKNGKIFVAVPNAQSATGCYWAYEDFTHNTLFTAGSLIYVLKMAGFSDVKIIDKDALAGSRGIKKFIKKALLSLYILKTKIWNKATNSAFHAPSPQVFSYEVKAIAFA from the coding sequence ATGAATACAAAAGAGCATTCACAAGAATATTTCAGCGCAAGAGGCGTAAGCGAAGAGCTTTATATAGATGTGCCATTACCGGCATATTTTAAAGAGGTTTTAGACGGCTTAGAAGCAAATGCTAGAATTTTAGATTTTGGTTGTGGGTTTGGGCAAACACTCAACGCAATACAATCTCTTGATACAAAAAAATCTCAAAGCTACAAAAGCTCTAAAAACAATGAAAATAGCGCAATGGGGGGGGGGGCAGAGACAAACCAAAGCAATCCTACACAAAAAATAGATTCTGGATATTATTTATGCGGGATAGATATTAATATGCGTGCGATTGAATATGTCAAATCATTAGGGATAGACGCGTTGTGTATTGAGGATATTTTGAGTTTTAAGCCCAAAGAAAAATTTGATCTCATCATCACCACGCATTGCTTAGAGCATTTACCAAAGCAAAACATTATCTCCACGCTTCAGCACTTTAGAGAGCATATCCTCAAAAAAAATGGTAAAATTTTTGTCGCTGTGCCAAATGCCCAAAGTGCCACTGGCTGCTACTGGGCGTATGAGGATTTCACGCATAATACGCTATTTACAGCAGGAAGTTTGATTTATGTGCTGAAAATGGCTGGATTTAGTGATGTGAAAATCATCGACAAAGACGCGTTGGCTGGAAGTCGTGGTATCAAAAAATTCATCAAAAAAGCCCTTTTGAGCCTTTATATCCTCAAGACAAAAATATGGAATAAAGCCACAAATAGCGCATTTCATGCTCCAAGCCCACAAGTCTTTAGCTACGAAGTTAAGGCAATCGCGTTTGCATAG
- a CDS encoding SDR family NAD(P)-dependent oxidoreductase — translation MVIIITGASVGFGLACARKFAKMGDKIIAIARREDKLLALQDELGAESCAIIACDVTQSQMLETKIQEVLDSRGWGIDVLINNAGLALGLAPANECDIADWERMIEVNVLALVSLSHFVLPIMIAQNSGHIINIGSIAGSYPYPGSTVYGATKAFVKQFSLNLRADLYDKNIRVSNIEPGLSGGSEFSLVRFKGDCARADSVYEGTTPLLPEDIAEVVCFVAHLPAHININRIEMMPTTQAPATLNVAKR, via the coding sequence ATGGTTATAATCATTACAGGAGCAAGTGTTGGTTTTGGGCTTGCGTGTGCGAGGAAATTTGCCAAAATGGGCGATAAAATCATAGCGATTGCGAGGCGCGAGGATAAGTTGCTTGCATTGCAAGATGAGCTAGGGGCGGAATCTTGCGCGATTATTGCTTGTGATGTTACGCAAAGCCAAATGCTTGAGACAAAAATTCAAGAAGTGCTTGATTCTCGTGGTTGGGGCATTGATGTGCTGATTAATAACGCGGGATTGGCATTAGGGCTTGCACCAGCAAATGAGTGCGATATTGCGGATTGGGAGAGAATGATTGAGGTTAATGTCCTTGCTTTGGTGTCTTTGAGCCATTTTGTGCTTCCGATAATGATCGCCCAAAATAGCGGGCATATCATTAATATCGGCTCTATTGCCGGGAGTTATCCATATCCTGGAAGCACGGTTTATGGGGCGACAAAGGCATTTGTGAAACAATTTAGCCTTAATTTGCGCGCAGATTTGTATGATAAAAACATTCGCGTAAGCAATATTGAGCCGGGTCTTAGCGGAGGAAGTGAGTTTAGCCTTGTGCGATTTAAGGGCGATTGTGCGAGGGCAGATAGTGTGTATGAGGGCACAACACCCCTGCTTCCTGAAGATATTGCCGAAGTTGTGTGCTTTGTCGCGCATCTGCCCGCGCATATCAATATCAATCGTATCGAGATGATGCCAACAACGCAAGCCCCAGCGACGTTGAATGTGGCAAAGCGGTAA